From the uncultured Methanomethylovorans sp. genome, the window TCCCCGTCTATTACATTACTCTGAACAGCTGAAGGCTCCATGAGTATTCCGTCCACCATGATGGTTATGAACTCTGTATTAAGCTCTGAGTCTCCTGTGTTCTTTGCATAGAAAGTATAGCGTTTTTCGTAGCTATCATAAGGTATGATTTCAGGGTCATTGATTATCGTAATATCTGTACGAATCTGATCTGACAAAACTTTGCTTCCTGAATATGTAGCTCCTGTAAGTGACTGTACATTTACAGAAAGAACAACGATAACACCCATTGATATGGCAACTGCTGCTATGAAAAATATCATGTGGGTTATAGCAGTTTCACCTGTTTTATCTGCAAAGAACTTGCCTAATTGCTCTGTACTGAACACTATTCTGTCAACTCTCAAGAGAATCAAATACACTAATGAATAATACACAATATATAATT encodes:
- a CDS encoding flagellar protein G, with product MRVDRIVFSTEQLGKFFADKTGETAITHMIFFIAAVAISMGVIVVLSVNVQSLTGATYSGSKVLSDQIRTDITIINDPEIIPYDSYEKRYTFYAKNTGDSELNTEFITIMVDGILMEPSAVQSNVIDGDVMWRPGDVLVVNVTMSSALSTGDHRVKMAVENGKSGSMSFKT